Below is a window of Candidatus Aenigmatarchaeota archaeon DNA.
TGAGCCCATCATATTTTATTTACTAACTCTTAATTCAAATAAAAGATTATTTGCAGGAAACATAAAAGCAAAGTGTTTTTCACACTTATTTTTTGAAATTTTATATAAAAGCCTTGGAATGACTGAAAGCAGTGAATTACTGAATGTAATCTCTTTCTTTACGATTTTAAAACGAGCCTTAGTATAATAGGTCGTGAGCATTGGATTATCCGTAAAATAATCAAAGGAGTCTATAGCAAGATGGTGCTTATGGGTAGGGTTTCGCCAGGAATCTCGGCAGGAGAAATGTGGCTTCTTGATGTATACCTCAGCATCAGGTTTAGATATTCTATGAACCTCTTCCATGACCCTTACAATATTATCGAGATGTTCAATTATATGATTCATTAT
It encodes the following:
- a CDS encoding methyltransferase domain-containing protein, yielding MKILDLGCGKNKFEGAIGIDFCKDTKADIVHDVNVFPYPFEDDTFDKVIMNHIIEHLDNIVRVMEEVHRISKPDAEVYIKKPHFSCRDSWRNPTHKHHLAIDSFDYFTDNPMLTTYYTKARFKIVKKEITFSNSLLSVIPRLLYKISKNKCEKHFAFMFPANNLLFELRVSK